A stretch of DNA from Bacillus sp. NP157:
CCCGCCACCATCGCGGTTGTGGCCATAACGGTCGGTTTCCGCCAGCGCACGCTCGATCTCCGCATGGAACGCGGCCGGGGCGAGGAAGAAGTTGATGAAACCGGGCCCGGCGACCTCGACCTTGCCCACCAGCGGGGAGGCGCCCAGCGCCTCGACCAGGTCGGTGGCGATGTCGCGCGGCTTCCGGCCGGCGGCCTTGGCCATCATCATGGCGGCGTTGGTGGCGAAGTCGCCGTGCTCACGGCTGCGGGTCCGCTCGATGACGAAGACCGGGGCCACGAAATCGGACGGCAGCTTGCCGGACTCACGCAGGGCGCCAATGGCCTGCAGGACGAGTTGTTTGAGCTCTTGTTTCACGGGCTTCGCGACGCGGATATGGAACCGGTAATCCTAGCAGAAAGGGGTCTGCGGCCTCCCTACCGCCCGTCGTGCCGGCTATCCACAAGCCTGTGGATAACTCTGTGGGCAATAAGAGGGGCCAGGGGCATCATGCGGCCCGGTCGGCAAGTGACATCACCCCGTAACAAGCGAAACATAGACGGATCAATGGCTTGCAATGCTGACCTGCGCCGGGACAACAGCTGTGACGGCCAACTGACAAAAACGCTCTGTGTGCATAAGTCAATTCCTTCAAGCGTGTTTTCGTTCGTGCGGCATCGCGTCATGGGCCTGTCATGCCCAACCTTCACACTTTCCCTCGTGCCCGGTGTCTCCCCGGCCCATGGCACGCCCGGGTCACTGACGCCCCTCCCTCGAAAGGTGACCCATAACGGCGCGAGCGGCACTCGCGCCGTTTTTCTTTGGGGCGCCCGGCGGCTAGATCATGCCGAGCGCCCCCATCGAGACCACCCGGTTGCCACCTACCACCACATGGTCGAGCACCTTCACCTCCAGCGCACTCAAGGCCAGGCGGATGGTCCCGGTGATCTCCACGTCGGCCTGGCTGGGCCGTGGATTACCCGAGGGGTGGTTGTGGACGAGGATTACCGCCGTGGCGCGGTGCGCAATGCAGGCCTTGGCCAGTTCCCGGGGATAGACGCTGGCGTAGTCGACCGTACCCTTGGTCAGGACCTCGAAGCAGATCACGGAATGACTGGCGTTCAGGTACAGCACGGCCATGACCTCTTCCTTCAGGTGGGAAAAGTGTGACCTGAGGAAATCACCGCAATCCTCGGGGTTGCCGATGTGCTGCCGGGCAAGGACACCCTCGCCCAGCGAGCGGCTGGCCAGTTCCAGCGCTGCGACCAGCCGGGCGCGCTTGACCGGCCCGAACCCGGGGAGCGGCGGCATCTCGATCGCATCGGCCATCAGGCGGCGGATTCCCCCGGCTTGCGTGAGGAGTTTCCTGCCGGTCGCCACGGCATCGAGGCCCGGCGTGCCGTTACCGAGCAAGACGGCAACCAGTTCGGCGTCGGTAAGGGCGGTGGGGCCTTTGCGCACCAGGCGTTCGCGCGGCCGTTCCTGTTCCGGCCACGCACTGATCGGGTAGGCCCATGCCTCGTGGTCGGACGAGGCATCGCGGACGTTGCGTTTCTTGTTGCTGGGGTTGGTCATGGTTGCCTCCTTGGCGGGTCTTCCAAGGTACGGCCGGGGCCGGCCCCGCGACGATGGGCGCAGGCCGAAAGCAGGGCTGTCGCACGCCTCGCGGCTGGGTAGGGGAAATCCGTTAAGCTAGCCCGTCCCGCCGCTACGCCGCCGTTCCTGCCATGACCCTCCGCCAGCGTCGCATCCTGATTGGCGTCACCGGCGGCATCGCCGCCTACAAGATCTGCGAGCTCGTCCGTCGCCTGCGCGACCTCGAAGCAGAGGTGCGCATCGTCATGACCGAGGGCGCCACCCACTTCGTCACCCCGACCACCTTCCAGGCGCTTTCCGGCCAGCCGGTGCGGGTCAGCCTGTGGGACGAAGCCGGCGAAGCGGCCATGGGCCACATCGAACTGGCGAAATGGGCCGAGCGCCTGCTGATCGCCCCGGCCAGCGCCGATACCGTCGCCCGGCTGGCCCATGGCTTCGCCAACGACCTGCTGTCCACCGTGGTGCTCGCCACCGCCGCGCCGGTCTATGTCGCCCCGGCGATGAACCAGCAGATGTGGGCCAATCCGGCCGTCCAGGCCAACATCGGCACCCTGCGCGTGCGCGGCGTCCAGGTCCTTGGGCCGGCCGATGGCGACCAGGCCTGCGGCGACATCGGCTCGGGCCGCATGCTCGAGCCGCACGACCTGCGCGACATCCTCGTGGCTTCGTTCGCCGGACAGCGCCTGCGCGGCCGCCGCGTCGTGGTCAGCGCCGGCCCTACCTACGAAGACATCGACCCGGTCCGCTTCATCGGTAACCGCAGCTCCGGCCGGATGGGCTTCGCGGTGGCCGCCGCCGCCCGCGATGCCGGCGCCGACGTCACCCTGGTCGCGGGCCCGGTGTCGCTACCCACGCCGGCCGGCGTACGGCGGATCGACGTCCGCAGCGCCCGCGAGATGCACGAGGCGGTGCTCAAGGCCAGCGAGG
This window harbors:
- the coaBC gene encoding bifunctional phosphopantothenoylcysteine decarboxylase/phosphopantothenate--cysteine ligase CoaBC, which translates into the protein MTLRQRRILIGVTGGIAAYKICELVRRLRDLEAEVRIVMTEGATHFVTPTTFQALSGQPVRVSLWDEAGEAAMGHIELAKWAERLLIAPASADTVARLAHGFANDLLSTVVLATAAPVYVAPAMNQQMWANPAVQANIGTLRVRGVQVLGPADGDQACGDIGSGRMLEPHDLRDILVASFAGQRLRGRRVVVSAGPTYEDIDPVRFIGNRSSGRMGFAVAAAARDAGADVTLVAGPVSLPTPAGVRRIDVRSAREMHEAVLKASEGADIYVGAAAVGDYRPAEIAGHKLKKAGGEPLRLELAENPDIIGALAQRPGHPFLVGFAAETREVADYARDKLARKGLDMIAANEVGAGRGFEVADNALHLYWPGGDIALGQAAKTELARQLMAHVADHFLASHGARP
- the radC gene encoding DNA repair protein RadC is translated as MTNPSNKKRNVRDASSDHEAWAYPISAWPEQERPRERLVRKGPTALTDAELVAVLLGNGTPGLDAVATGRKLLTQAGGIRRLMADAIEMPPLPGFGPVKRARLVAALELASRSLGEGVLARQHIGNPEDCGDFLRSHFSHLKEEVMAVLYLNASHSVICFEVLTKGTVDYASVYPRELAKACIAHRATAVILVHNHPSGNPRPSQADVEITGTIRLALSALEVKVLDHVVVGGNRVVSMGALGMI